The Ostrinia nubilalis chromosome 19, ilOstNubi1.1, whole genome shotgun sequence DNA window CTCTAAAGAGCGTATGAAGTGTcagacattaaaattaaatcatcatcatcagatagaTACCTACATCCATTACTCATAGTAACCGAAACTACTATTTGGTATCAAAATACAAATCCTACTAAAACAGTGATTTTATTTCCTTACATAGATCTTCAAAGTTGTCTATCCTCCACTTCTTAAGTTCTTTTTCGAGGTCGGCGGCTTGTAGGTTTTCAAAGTCGTCAGCATCTAGAACAAGATAAATTCATATTAatagaataagtaggtacatgaaaGAAGAATGTTCGTAATTTTGTTCATGCACTGCTTTGAGAATCTGTCCAGAAATGTATGTGTcctttactaaaaaaattaagacgCACTAAACTAACGCGAGATATTTTTAGCGATCATACGTTCGATTCCCGCCAAGTTTACATACATTTATCGCACATACATTGAATCATAGGTATATCGCACACATGCACTTTGTAAAGCTGTAAGATTAAactcattcgtttcagccgaatgacgtccactgctggacaaaggcctctcccaaggatttccacaacgaccggtcctgcgtcgcccgcatccaggcaaaatattaaattatctatTAATTAGTTATTGGCTAACTGAACACCTAAAAGTGTTCTCACTCAGCTAACTTATGTAAGCTGAAATATTGTGGTGGGTAGGATAACTAAAGGAAGCATAATATTTTTGGTGTTAAATATTGGTCATCAttagacaaataaataaacatgacgcattaattgtttataaataaaatataaacgttATGTATTGCTCAGGGGTTAAAAGCCATCTTCGTGGTAGGAATACATGACTCAGTGATTGTAAACAACAAAGCAGGATATGAGGGAACCAAAGGTCACTAAGGAATGATACACATACCACAACAGTAGTATTTATCATATATTGGCATGAGTCACAATGAAATTagacataattaattatgttaatgattgatgatcaattgacTTTTGCGATCTTGCAGTTTAATTAGTAACTCTTGGAAAATAATCAGGAAGGATATTTACagttaagaaataatatttaagtaataaAAAGTGGTGAAAACAATGGGATGGGAAAAAGGGATAAAAAAGAATGAAAAAGTAGACCAGTGATAgcttgcaataaaaaaatacaaagctGGGTTTCTACAGATTCATGCCATAAGTATAATAGAATTATTGAATGAATGGATGTTAAATCTTTGTCATAGTGCTCCCATTAGGGAATGGTTGCTGCCTGATAGCCAGTAAGTATTTTACATGCttataacacaaaaaatatactGAATTCATACTTACTATAAACTGGGAACCAGCCACTCAGCTCTAACACCGCCACATTAAAAGCACTGAGCTGTTTCACTCCTGCGCTACTTTTCCTTGGCCACACAAGAACCCTTATGACCTCTTTCTCACTACTGTCTACACTCTCTCCTCTAGTTATAAAGATGTTATGTGCTATTGACTTATGTAGCAAGTATTCTAGGAGTTTGTATATGTCTTTTGCCATATTTGAGGATTTTGTGGCTGAATCCTCACATGGTATTTGGAAACAAAAGGCAGGGATGGGGTAGTCTTGATTCAGACAGTACACAGGCCCTTGTAGGTGGTTACATTTCTGGAAAaatatagacaatattttacttttgcTCTAAAGAGGCTTGTAATATCCCTCATGTGATGGATGACACTCTTACAATATCAAATAACCTTATTCCATATCATAGTTAGAAAAATGATAAAGATTTAAAGTGATTTGATTTTGCTATCCATTTTAATTCTATCAAGTTTATGATCACCGATCAACTTTATTTTAGAatgataaaaaatgttttaggtgTGAATTTTGCTTTCATACTTACAGCTGTTTCCACTGGCAATATATTATTTTCCATAAATATGTGGTAATGCAAGTGATTCACCGATGCTAAACCACAAAGACTGTTGAATCCTATACGAAAGGCactgaaaaataaatactacatttaattacttaaattgTGCACTTGTTTCTTAAAGGACACTAGTAAAACCGAAAACCACAGCTTCTAGTTGGTATGtatgttacggtcaatgtgataaatgtgaaaattatgaataatcgttggttattattcataattttcaattaatcACATTAACTGTAACATGTATAATGTATAGGTTAAGCTAACTTTAATTTGCTTTGGTTTTTGTGACTTAAAACTAAAACTTACCGATCTTTCACTAGCAACATAAGACTAATAACTAGCTCCAAGCTTTCCTCAGTTACAACTTGCGGTAGGCACTTATCAAGTGACGGACATAGAAGGCTATGGTATCTAGATATTGGGCTTACATTAACGATAACACTATGGACAGCTGAATCTGTAAACAACAACAATAAAACGTAAGTTGTTTGTAATAGTCATTCCCACAGGTCATTCCGCTTCATAAAATCATATAAAATCTTACCTTGAACatcttttttaaatgtaaaaagaACTTCTTGAGGTGAAACTTTGTTAAAATTGAATTTCGTGCCATCAAATGACTGGCAAATGTTGTCTATTTGTTCTGGAGTTCGCCTCTTGCAGTTCCGCTCTGGGTTTAACTAAAAAGGCATTTAATTGCAGGTCCTTATATCAGTAACTTTAAATGGATAAGGTTACGCCACGTAATATCGAAAGTAATGAACTTGATGCTAAGTAATACATGGTATTTACCTGCAGTAAATATCCATCGACGACTTTGTCTTGTaggttattaattttataccgAAACACTTCACATTTTTCATGAACCTCGTCCCATTTACAAGATAAAAGATTAAGAAAATCCAAGTTTTGAGGATTGGTTTCAGCATTCTCAACTGCGAAATTAAACTCGGTAAATGTAAACATTATTTGATATTGTccgtttctaaaataaataacaccCAAAAGTTTTGAATAGGTAGATAggttaatgaatttaaaattagcaaggaaattataaaaaaaacatgtaaagcaccaaatttttttttagattcgCGGCAAAACTTCGAAATGTCACTGTCAAACAACATTCTTTTTCGTTAATATAGGAATAGGCTAAGATCAGAGATCATACTGCCTAGttttagcaaaatcaaaataataaatgcaCGTAGCGCAACAAAAGTTGAGGCGAACATCACCTACTTTACTTCCACTATGTATTAATTGACTAAAGTACAAACAAATCGGGCAGAAAACGCAAGACGCCAGCGTGATAAGAGTAGTTGTATACAAATCTTTCTTTGCTTGTGATGATCATGCTCTTTGGTGATGATCGCCACAACTCTCGCTGGGGCGACCTAAATACGATGTTCCTACCAAAAGTACATTTAGGTACGTCCTATATAGGTCTGGTAATAACTTTAATATTCCCAACTTTTGGAAAACTGATTGTAGGTATGTAGAATAAGTCTAAATAAAGCTAAATGtcctttaaatatttaagtatgttagtagaaagtaaaaataaattttaggtTTACAGATAtactacatttttattattaggaTTATTTGGATTATCTTTGTCATACAATAGCAGGATTTCCATTATTTTCTGTGATGCACAGGCAGCATCAAAAGAACTCATTTGAGACAAGGTTTTTGATATAGACCGTCCCACATATCCATATTTTGTAGAATCTGTGTTGTTAAGTCCTTCATTTTGTGCACTTTGTAAAATGTGAAAAAGATTTTCAGCAATACTTTTGCACATATTATCTTTGGAGTTATCGGTGCGAGAGGCATCATCTTCACTAACCCAATCTTGATTTACAATAGCctaaaaaataaactgtttgttattatttttataaaatatagagAGTAGATAACATCAGAGTATGGTAGTCACACAGAAAAGCTTTTTGTAGTTTTAAACTTGATGTTACTACTAATACTTCAATGAAGTAACTTCATACCTTTTTATCATCTTCATCTGATAAATCATTTTGGCCCCTTTTGTTCACTGATAATAAAAACTGGCAAGCTTCCCAAAGGTgccaattaattttatattcctgggaaacaaacaaatattttaagttGAAGTTGTAACAACATTCAGGCTTCAGCAGTTAAGTTTGAAACAAAATTAGCGAAGGCCAAATACTTAGCcatcctcaataaatgggctatccaacacaaaattaatttttgaaatcaGACCAGTAAACTACTGGTACTCTTGAGAATATcctatcttatcttatcttatcataTCTAGGGCCGCGCATGggcgcagtgcacgtcgacccaGTTGCAGtgggatcttttgtgcttccctaAACCTTTATTCCCCCTCATCCACAAAGATCCTATCCATAGAGTGAATTAATTGCTTGGATGAGAGTGACCTATATATTCTTCTGGTGTCGGATAAGCCGACCCCAGGAGACCCATTCTAGCTACTCTTGAGATTAACACTGATTTGAAGTAAGTACCTCTGCGCCATCGTTAGCACGACTAGCATTTAATTTTCGTAAATAATGCGAAAATGTAGATCTTATATTCGTCCAACGGTCTTTTACTGCTTGTCCAGTGAATTCATCGCCGTATTTCGAAGCAAATTCGGCGTAAGTACGATCTCTATGTTCCACAGAAGTGTATTTCGGATGTTTCGGATTCCAAATATTG harbors:
- the LOC135081135 gene encoding GDP-D-glucose phosphorylase 1, which produces MFTFTEFNFAVENAETNPQNLDFLNLLSCKWDEVHEKCEVFRYKINNLQDKVVDGYLLQLNPERNCKRRTPEQIDNICQSFDGTKFNFNKVSPQEVLFTFKKDVQDSAVHSVIVNVSPISRYHSLLCPSLDKCLPQVVTEESLELVISLMLLVKDRAFRIGFNSLCGLASVNHLHYHIFMENNILPVETAKCNHLQGPVYCLNQDYPIPAFCFQIPCEDSATKSSNMAKDIYKLLEYLLHKSIAHNIFITRGESVDSSEKEVIRVLVWPRKSSAGVKQLSAFNVAVLELSGWFPVYNADDFENLQAADLEKELKKWRIDNFEDLCKEIKSLF